In Mangifera indica cultivar Alphonso unplaced genomic scaffold, CATAS_Mindica_2.1 Un_0005, whole genome shotgun sequence, a single window of DNA contains:
- the LOC123205447 gene encoding uncharacterized protein LOC123205447 has translation MDDRKEKNGPCLSVPQFGDWDQKGELPDYSMDFSKIREMRKQNKRDVSRASLGNEEDFINPSATATTTTTITATTTQNGHHDQHQPHYYHQSRHHSPTTRRGIFSYFNCCVKA, from the exons ATGGATGATCGTAAGGAG aaaaatggTCCATGTCTCTCAGTGCCACAATTTGGGGACTGGGATCAGAAGGGAGAGTTGCCTGATTACTCCATGGACTTCTCCAAAATCAGAGAAATgaggaagcaaaacaagagaGATGTCTCCAGAGCAAGTCTTGGAAACGAAGAAGACTTCATTAATCCTTCTGCCACGGCcacaaccaccaccaccatcaccgCCACCACCACCCAAAATGGTCACCATGATCAGCACCAGCCCCACTATTATCATCAGAGCCGCCACCACTCTCCGACG ACAAGGAGGGGCATTTTCAGCTACTTCAACTGTTGTGTGAAAGCCTAA
- the LOC123205411 gene encoding developmentally-regulated G-protein 3 codes for MATVMQKIKDIEDEMARTQKNKATAHHLGLLKAKLAKLRRELLEPTSKGGGGAGEGFDVTKSGDARVGLVGFPSVGKSTLLNKLTGTFSEVASYEFTTLTCIPGVITYRGAKIQLLDLPGIIEGAKDGKGRGRQVISTARTCNCILIVLDAIKPITHKRLIEKELEGFGIRLNKEPPNLTFRKKDKGGINFTSTVTNTHLDLDTVKAICSEYRIHNADITLRYDATADDLIDVIEGSRIYMPCIYAVNKIDQITLEELEILDKLPHYCPVSAHLEWNLDGLLDKIWEYLNLTRIYTKPKGMNPDYEDPVILSSKKRRVEDFCNRIHKDMLKQFKYALVWGSSVKHKPQRVGKEHELEDEDVVQIIKKV; via the exons ATGGCGACTGTGATGCAGAAAATCAAAGACATCGAAGATGAG ATGGCAAGGACTCAAAAGAACAAGGCTACAGCTCATCACCTGGGCTTGCTTAAG GCTAAACTTGCGAAGTTACGGAGGGAACTCCTTGAGCCTACCTCTaaaggtggtggtggtgctgGTGAAGGTTTTGATGTCACTAAAAGTGGAGATGCTAGGGTTGGTCTTGTTGGTTTCCCTTCCGTTGGGAAATCTacacttttaaataaattaactgGAACATTTTCAGAG GTTGCTTCATATGAATTTACCACCTTAACCTGTATCCCAGGTGTGATCACGTATAGAGGGGCTAAAATTCAG TTGTTGGATCTTCCTGGTATTATTGAGGGTGCTAAGGATGGGAAGGGTAGAGGAAGGCAG GTTATCAGCACTGCTAGGACTTGTAATTGTATCCTAATTGTTCTTGATGCGATAAAGCCAATAACTCACAAGCGACTGATAGAGAAAGAGCTTGAGGGTTTTGGTATAAG GTTAAACAAGGAACCGCCCAATCTGACGTTCAGGAAGAAGGATAAGGGAGGTATTAATTTTACCTCAACAGTTACCAACACACATCTAGACTTAGACACTGTGAAGGCAATTTGCAGTGAGTACAGAATTCACAATGCTGATATTACACTGAGGTATGATGCGACTGCTGATGACCTCATTGATGTCATTGAGGGCAGTAGGATATATATGCCTTGCATCTATGCTGTGAACAAGATTGATCAGATCACCCTAGAAGAACTGGAGATATTGGATAAACTTCCTCACTACTGCCCGGTCAG TGCACATTTGGAATGGAACCTCGATGGTCTACTGGACAAGATATGGGAATATCTTAATTTGACTCGTATATACACCAAGCCCAAAGGGATGAATCCAGACTATGAAGACCCTGTTATTCTGTCATCAAAGAAGAGGAGGGTTGAGGACTTCTGCAACAGGATCCATAAAGATATGCTTAAACAATTTAAGTA TGCTCTGGTATGGGGGTCAAGCGTGAAACACAAGCCCCAAAGAGTTGGCAAG GAGCACGagcttgaagatgaagatgttgTTCAAATCATCAAAAAGGTGTGA